A window of the Lepus europaeus isolate LE1 chromosome 5, mLepTim1.pri, whole genome shotgun sequence genome harbors these coding sequences:
- the LOC133760694 gene encoding collagen alpha-2(I) chain-like: MGGGVHPPRSAPRRGCGCCGALWVSLGPGGGGSGGTGVFPAAQEAASAGRGAPDASASASASGLRVGGAEGSRGEPSGAERGRAGPSGAERGRAGPSGAELPTGRHERSRLLCGWSRAAAERGRAQPSAARPGRGSAFLEARGCGAGHIPGRRSG; the protein is encoded by the coding sequence ATGGGAGGCGGCGTGCACCCGCCCAGGTCGGCGCCTCGGCGAGGCTGCGGTTGTTGCGGGGCCCTGTGGGTTTCGCTGGGGCCCgggggcggcggcagcggcgggacgGGCGTCTTCCCAGCCGCGCAGGAAGCGGCCTCGGCCGGAAGGGGGGCCCCGGacgcctccgcctccgcctccgccaGCGGCCTTCGGGTGGGCGGGGCCGAGGGGAGCCGAGGGGAGCCGAGCGGGGCCGAGCGGGGCCGAGCGGGGCCGAGCGGGGCCGAGCGGGGCCGAGCGGGGCCGAGCGGGGCCGAGCTCCCGACGGGCCGACACGAGCGCAGCCGACTCCTCTGCGGGTGGTCCCGAGCGGCGGCCGAGCGCGGCCGAGCGCAGCCGAGCGCGGCCCGGCCCGGGCGGGGGAGCGCGTTCCTGGAAGCGCGCGGCTGCGGCGCGGGTCACATTCCTGGCCGGCGCTCGGGCTGA